The following are from one region of the Salmo salar chromosome ssa27, Ssal_v3.1, whole genome shotgun sequence genome:
- the LOC106588987 gene encoding TBC1 domain family member 20, which produces MKKGRKHQQGTGARVNGNAQQHGEHESWKKLKLVEIHQALNCDPVDIETLRRAAISEGGLLTDEIRRKVWPKLLSVNVYNLPAKPTKDIRENHKDFNQVLLDVRRSMKRFPRGMRVDERQVLQEQLIDIILVVLQKNPALHYYQGYHDIVVTFLLVVGERMAIAMVETLSNHHLRDFMDPTMDSTKHILNYLMPILEQVDPQLHDFMLRAEVGTIFALSWLITWYGHVLSEFRHVLRLYDFFLASHPLMAIYFAAVIVLHREKEVKQTECDMAMVHQLLSKIPQDLPYEELITQAHCLFTRYPPSLLAKRAALQSRKSITINCFKAFQTATQQQRPDSVLRRQLLQGRARGLGGPDSQLVLSRDTQPNQDANQAANQLVKMAVWGISATLGAAALAVAQTALDWAPDFFMQLF; this is translated from the exons ATGAAAAAGGGAAGGAAACACCAGCAAGGTACAGGAGCCCGGGTGAATGGGAATGCACAGCAACATGGAG AGCATGAGTCGTGGAAAAAGCTGAAGCTGGTGGAGATCCACCAGGCCCTGAACTGTGACCCTGTGGACATTGAGACCCTGCGGAGGGCGGCCATCAGCGAGGGAGGCCTTCTAACAGACGAGATCAGGAGGAAAGTCTGGCCCAAGCTGCTCAGCGTCAATGTGTACAACTTGCCTGCTAAACCAA CCAAGGATATCCGAGAGAACCACAAGGACTTCAACCAGGTGCTCCTTGATGTCAGGAGGTCCATGAAACGTTTCCCAAGAG GCATGCGTGTGGACGAGAGGCAGGTACTACAGGAACAGCTGATCGACATCATCCTGGTTGTCCTACAGAAGAACCCTGCGTTACACTACTACCAGGGTTACCATGACATCGTGGTCACCTTCCTACTGGTGGTTGGAGAGCGCATGGCCATTGCCATGGTGGAGACCCTTTCCAATCACCACCTCAG GGATTTCATGGATCCTACCATGGACAGCACCAAGCACATACTGAACTACCTAATGCCAATACTGGAGCAAGTTGATCCACAGCTACATGATTTTATGCTGAG GGCCGAGGTGGGCACCATCTTTGCTCTGAGCTGGCTCATCACATGGTACGGCCACGTCCTGTCTGAGTTCCGTCACGTTCTCAGGCTCTATGACTTCTTCCTGGCTTCACACCCTTTGATGGCCATCTACTTCGCTGCTGTG ATCGTCCTGCACAGGGAGAAGGAGGTGAAGCAAACCGAGTGTGACATGGCCATGGTGCACCAACTCCTGTCTAAGATCCCCCAGGACCTGCCCTACGAGGAGCTCATCACCCAGGCCCACTGCCTCTTTACCCGCTACCCACCCTCCCTGCTGGCCAAGCGTGCTGCTCTGCAGTCCCGCAAGAG cATCACCATCAACTGTTTCAAGGCTTTCCAGACGGCCACTCAGCAGCAGCGGCCTGACTCGGTCCTACGTCGGCAGCTTCTCCAGGGCCGGGCCCGAGGCCTCGGAGGCCCAGACTCCCAGCTGGTCCTGTCCAGGGACACGCAGCCGAACCAGGATGCCAACCAGGCTGCCAACCAGCTCGTCAAGATGGCCGTGTGGGGCATCTCAGCCACCTTGGGGGCGGCCGCTCTGGCTGTGGCCCAGACCGCCCTGGACTGGGCTCCTGACTTCTTCATGCAGCTCTTCTGA